A single window of Paenibacillus sp. FSL H8-0537 DNA harbors:
- a CDS encoding ABC transporter substrate-binding protein → MKNRKRQWLGLSIAIILASLLAACGNTGGTTNTGAASASPAAASQSSSPAAEGRPDLSKVTLNIGQTGWENLKIGFKEAGLDDTPYKIEFSVFQGGNLQLEAMAGGHLDVALTSEIPPLFAAQAANGGNFKIIAIQKSSTLQQELLIPKGSTVKSVADLKGKKVAYVSSTTAHYFLLKMLEEAGLSWTDIEPVALSTSDGLSALIGGSVDALASYGNAIISGRQNGATTLASAQNILSGNFPIEANPAAIEDPGKHAAIADFLNRLNQYNEWIRANQEKWAGIVAENTKQPVEQALQTLKDGEAQQPTTILPPSDEAIASQQDIADTLQKVDLLKNPVDVKTIWSDAFADALK, encoded by the coding sequence GTGAAGAACAGAAAGAGACAATGGCTAGGCCTAAGCATAGCCATCATCTTAGCGAGCCTGCTCGCAGCATGCGGCAATACAGGGGGAACGACGAACACAGGAGCAGCATCGGCGAGCCCAGCTGCCGCTTCTCAAAGCAGCAGCCCGGCAGCGGAAGGCAGGCCGGATTTGAGCAAAGTCACGCTGAACATCGGTCAGACGGGCTGGGAAAATCTAAAGATCGGCTTCAAGGAAGCTGGACTCGATGATACGCCTTACAAAATCGAATTCAGCGTCTTCCAAGGCGGCAATTTGCAGCTGGAGGCCATGGCAGGCGGACATTTGGATGTCGCCTTGACGAGCGAAATCCCGCCCTTGTTTGCAGCACAGGCCGCAAACGGCGGCAATTTTAAAATTATTGCCATTCAAAAATCCAGCACGCTCCAGCAGGAGCTGCTTATTCCAAAAGGATCGACGGTGAAATCCGTAGCCGATTTGAAGGGTAAAAAGGTAGCTTACGTCAGCAGCACAACCGCGCATTATTTTCTGCTGAAAATGCTTGAAGAAGCGGGGCTTAGCTGGACGGACATTGAGCCTGTAGCGCTATCGACCTCCGATGGCCTCAGCGCATTGATCGGCGGCAGCGTGGATGCATTGGCGAGCTACGGCAATGCGATCATTTCGGGACGCCAAAATGGCGCTACGACGCTGGCGTCTGCCCAGAACATTTTATCCGGCAACTTCCCGATTGAAGCGAATCCGGCAGCGATTGAAGATCCGGGCAAGCATGCAGCGATTGCGGATTTCCTGAACAGGCTCAATCAGTACAATGAATGGATTCGTGCGAATCAGGAGAAATGGGCAGGCATTGTAGCTGAAAATACGAAGCAGCCTGTGGAGCAGGCGCTCCAAACGCTGAAGGACGGCGAAGCGCAGCAGCCGACGACGATTTTGCCGCCATCGGATGAAGCGATTGCTTCTCAGCAGGATATTGCCGATACGCTGCAAAAGGTCGATTTGCTTAAAAACCCGGTTGATGTGAAGACGATCTGGAGCGACGCTTTTGCGGACGCACTGAAATAA